From Cygnus olor isolate bCygOlo1 chromosome 7, bCygOlo1.pri.v2, whole genome shotgun sequence, a single genomic window includes:
- the PRLHR gene encoding prolactin-releasing peptide receptor, producing the protein MMNSDNLTSRSFLSAIHSNASNLFSGLQFVQSFKPLIIPCYSLVVFIGVIGNYLLIYVICKTKKMHNVTNFLVGNLAFSDMLMCATCVPLTLAYAFEPRGWVYGRFMCYFVFLMQPVTVFVSVFTLTVIAVDRYYAMVHPFRRRLTIPICAYILAAIWLLSCTLAAPALVHTYHAEFPELDFSICEEFWFHMKRDRLAYAYSTLIITYVLPLAVISLSYLRISVKLKNRVVPGNVTQGQAEWDRARRRKTFRLLVLVVTAFGVCWLPLHIFNMIKDIDISLIDKQYFNFIQLLCHWFAMMSACTNAFLYAWLHDSFRGELKKMFAWRKKKIGPTTNCIMASVVL; encoded by the coding sequence ATGATGAATTCGGACAATTTAACCTCCCGAAGCTTCCTCTCTGCAATTCATAGCAATGCCAGCAATTTATTCTCAGGGCTCCAGTTTGTTCAGTCCTTCAAGCCACTCATCATCCCTTGCTACTCCCTGGTGGTTTTTATCGGTGTCATTGGGAATTATCTTCTCATTTATGTCatctgcaaaaccaaaaaaatgcaCAATGTGACCAACTTTCTGGTGGGCAATCTGGCTTTCTCCGACATGCTCATGTGTGCAACCTGTGTGCCCCTGACACTCGCATATGCCTTTGAGCCCAGAGGATGGGTGTACGGGCGTTTCATGTGCTACTTCGTTTTCCTGATGCAGCCTGTCACTGTGTTTGTGTCTGTCTTCACCTTGACTGTCATAGCTGTGGATAGGTACTACGCCATGGTACACCCCTTCCGGAGGAGGCTCACGATCCCTATTTGTGCTTACATCCTGGCTGCCATTTGGCTGCTGAGCTGCACCttggctgccccagccctggtccACACTTACCACGCAGAATTCCCAGAGCTGGACTTCTCCATCTGCGAGGAGTTTTGGTTCCACATGAAAAGAGACCGCTTGGCTTACGCCTACAGCACTCTCATCATCACCTACGTGCTGCCCTTGGCCGTCATCTCCCTGTCCTACCTGAGGATCTCAGTCAAGCTGAAAAACCGCGTGGTCCCAGGCAACGTCACCCAGGGCCAGGCTGAGTGGGACCGAGCAAGGAGGAGAAAGACTTTTCGCTTGCTTGTCTTAGTGGTGACAGCCTTTGGAGTCTGCTGGCTGCCTTTGCACATCTTCAACATGATCAAGGACATAGATATCAGCTTAATTGACAAGCAGTACTTCAATTTCATCCAGCTGCTGTGCCACTGGTTTGCAATGATGTCTGCTTGTACCAATGCCTTCCTCTATGCCTGGCTCCATGACAGCTTCAGAGGggagctgaagaaaatgtttgcctggagaaagaagaaaattggaCCCACTACAAACTGCATTATGGCCAGTGTGGTGCTGTAA